Proteins from one Bufo gargarizans isolate SCDJY-AF-19 chromosome 8, ASM1485885v1, whole genome shotgun sequence genomic window:
- the LOC122944999 gene encoding E3 ubiquitin/ISG15 ligase TRIM25-like, translating into MASADLRAELDCSICLSLYTDPVSLRCGHNFCRSCIVSALDAQEAAGVYSCPDCRAEYPVRPALEKNRKLRNIVERFLSARPDMEETGIFCTYCTKSPVPAVRTCLQCEASFCGEHLSRHSKSSEHTLVEPTATPKERKCSTHKEVLKYYCPIDTACICVSCCLVGEHRGHNVELLDVASEKEKEKLRKYLEELNPQKAKIQTKLPNLQDRQRNIQEKASDKRKNVRKLFMDIKEQLEMAEKKALSEISRQEEKIVSQISDLIKKLEIEEGELSRKMRHVEEMCHVTDPIRLLQESDITVCGHGDDEDTGGDGGEGRSEDDLDEVLISLTLHRSMRDIVTNVASELGLHVPDILLDEDTAHRSVKISEDLKTATEEEEEKEEEEEEEEEEEEEEDEEKEEEEQDKPESPGRFLYYAQVLSRCGLSSGRHYWEVEWDQIGECGIGMSYPSIEREGDESCIICNDKSWCLVMFGAECEVCHHSVRSPLSVDTTCPRFGVFLDYEAGRLSFYQLCDPIRHLHTFTASFSEPLHVVFCVWDGASVKIIS; encoded by the coding sequence ATGGCGTCTGCTGATCTGAGGGCCGAGCTGGACTGCTCCATCTGCCTGAGCCTCTATACAGACCCCGTATCCCTGAGATGTGGACACAACTTCTGCCGCTCGTGTATTGTGAGTGCGCTGGATGCACAGGAGGCAGCTGGAGTGTATTCCTGTCCTGACTGCAGAGCAGAATATCCAGTGCGTCCGGCCCTGGAGAAGAACAGGAAGCTGAGGAACATAGTGGAGCGTTTCTTATCTGCTCGGCCTGATATGGAGGAGACCGGGATCTTCTGTACTTACTGTACTAAGTCTCCTGTACCGGCTGTGAGGACATGTCTGCAGTGTGAGGCCTCGTTCTGTGGAGAACACTTGAGTAGACACAGTAAGTCATCAGAACATACTTTGGTTGAACCTACTGCTACCCCGAAGGAAAGAAAATGCTCCACACACAAGGAGGTGCTGAAATACTATTGTCCTATAGACACCGCCTGTATCTGTGTGTCCTGCTGTCTGGTCGGCGAGCACAGGGGACATAACGTGGAGCTACTGGACGTGGCCTCTGAGAAGGAGAAAGAGAAACTGAGGAAATATCTGGAAGAACTAAACCCACAAAAAGCAAAAATTCAGACGAAACTTCCGAATCTGCAGGATCGTCAGAGGAATATCCAGGAGAAGGCCTCTGATAAGAGGAAGAACGTCAGGAAGTTATTTATGGACATTAAGGAACAACTGGAAATGGCAGAAAAGAAAGCGCTGAGCGAGATCTCCAGGCAGGAGGAGAAGATTGTGTCCCAGATATCTGATCTGATCAAGAAGCTGGAAATAGAGGAGGGCGAGCTGTCCAGGAAGATGCGTCACGTGGAGGAGATGTGTCATGTCACCGACCCAATAAGACTCCTACAAGAAAGTGACATTACAGTATGTGgtcatggagatgatgaggacacAGGGGGAGATGGTGGAGAGGGCAGGTCTGAGGATGATCTGGATGAGGTTCTGATCTCACTGACCTTACACCGATCTATGAGGGATATTGTCACCAATGTCGCATCAGAGCTCGGGCTCCATGTTCCAGACATATTGCTGGATGAGGACACTGCTCATAGATCTGTGAAGATATCAGAAGATCTGAAAACAGcaacagaagaggaagaggaaaaagaagaggaagaagaagaggaagaagaagaggaagaagaagaagacgaggaaaaagaggaggaagaaCAGGACAAACCAGAATCACCGGGAAGGTTCCTGTATTATGCCCAGGTGTTAAGCAGATGTGGCCTCTCCTCAGGAAGACATTACTGGGAGGTAGAGTGGGACCAGATAGGAGAATGTGGCATCGGAATGTCCTATCCCAGTATAGAAAGGGAAGGAGATGAGTCTTGTATTATATGTAATGATAAATCTTGGTGTCTGGTTATGTTTGGTGCAGAATGTGAAGTGTGTCACCACTCAgtcagatcccccctcagtgtagatacaacatgtcctagaTTTGGGGTCTTCTTAGACTATGAGGCCGGGCGTCTGTCCTTCTATCAGCTGTGTGACCCCATCAGACACTTACACACCTTCACCGCCTCCTTCTCTGAACCCCTACATGTTGTCTTCTGTGTGTGGGATGGAGCCTCTGTTAAAATAATAAGCTGA